From the Paenibacillus tianjinensis genome, the window CTGATTTAAATGCTGCAATCTGATCAGAAGTATTGACTTTAATATTTTCTAATAATATTCCTAACTCAATTTGGCTTTTATGTGTAAGAGTATCGTGAACGTGTGGCATTTTCATTTAACATTTATACTCCTTCAGCATCTCTGAGAAATCTTGAATCTCTTTAATTACCTTAATGTAGCTATCCTTTTCATATTCTGCAAACTCGCCTTCTTCTTCCCATAGCTGCATTGTATTATAAATGTCTGCGACAACTGAATCGCCAATACCAGATAATACTATTGAATCGCATAAAATATTAAACATTTCGAAGTAGTTTTCAGCATCATCATTTTCCTTTAAAAATCTTTCTCCTAGATTATTGTATTTTTCTGCCAAATCTTTATATTTGCCAAATAGCTGTTTATAATCTTCGGACAATTCCTTATAGTCTTTCAAAACATCATTTACTTGATTTGCAGCCTGATTAATTTCATTTTCACTTATTCGATAAAACTTTGTGTTAAGAGCTTCCTTGTTTTTCTTTTTTTTGCTTCCGTTTTTAAAATCCAATACATTGTTGTTCATAATCATACTTCTCCTTTTAGTTAATTTTACTCATAGTTTTCTTCATCTAGTTCTTCCGTGAGGTATTTTAGTTCTTGTATATACGAGTGGTACTGATTAAACATTCCCGCCGCAAGATATCCATAAACTTCTAGTGGAATAACCTCTTTTTGACTTTCTAAGTATTCAGTAAATGTAAAGTAGTTTCCACTTTTAATGATGAACTCCACCAGAAAAAAATACATTTCATTATTACGCTCTTTTGGTTCCATTTCGCCAATTAAATGTTCGATATTTGAATTCAATAGTTATTCTCCTTATTATATTTATCTTGTATAATGTCAGCCAATAATCTAAATTTATTTTCTTCTCTGCTCCATAAACCATAAAACTGCATGGCGGCTGGTGCTAGATCAATAAACACACCGGATTCATCTTCGTATTCACAATCATCAAAATAGCTGTTATCAAATCCTAAATACTGAAGCGCAATGACACATTCATCATTCAATCTTGTATAAACCTTATCCATATATCCGGTTAAGTCTTCAAATTCAAATTGTAGTTCATTTAAAATTTGTAAAGAAGTAGACAAATCGTTGCTCCTTTCTAAGTAAGATGAATAAATCCATGTTCATATTGAAGAAATTCAAGTATCTTTAATCTTTTTTCATTAAAATCCGATATGTTTTTTGCTGATTCATGAGCTTTGACAATAATATTTTGATAGTTATGGTTATTAAATCTCGTTTCATTGATTAATCGTTCTTCTTTATATGCTGTATTACTAATAAAGAAGCCGATACTGTACGTGAACATTAATTATTCTCCTTTTCCTTCACCAACAAGCATACGAGCATACTCATTAGCACTTGAGATCATGTAATTTGTTAAACCTTGGGCAATTCTAACTCTACTCATTTTTCCATTTACTTCTTTTATTAGTACTAAATCAAGTTCATATAGGTAATCAGATTGTTGCAATAGCAAATATGTATTTGTATCGATAATAAATTTGAAGTCAAAGGTATCTTTAACGCCCTTCCACTGCTTATATGTTGAAAAAGTTACTAATCTTAGAATAACCTCACAAAGCTCCACAACATATTCTGATGCTAACTTATGAAAATGAATGTCTACTGGGTTGTCCTCTGCATGAGATGCTAAGATTGTTCCATCTTTTGGGATCAATGATACTTTATTTTCAATACAATCAATAAGAATTTTATGAACTTTCTTTCTCCTTTCTAATGGAAACTTGACCCGTTCTCTCTTAAACTCATAATTCAATTGCTTAATATCTACCATTATATCTCCTCACTTATTATATTTACTTTTGAAACTGGTATTTGTTCAAAAAACTTTTTGCTTTTTTGGTTGAAATGTTATTAATATAGTCAGGACTATAAGAACGACAAGATAAATCCCCTAGATAATCCATTTCAAAACAATCGTTCGAATCAACCGGAATATGAAAAGATCGATTGGTAAAACGTACATATACAAAGCTCATTTCTTCGCCGTTACTCTTTTTCACTTTATGTATTCCTTCTCTTTTCGCTATGCCATTCAATAAGGCTTGATCAATAATTTGCTTTTTCAAATCATAAAGCGATTCTTGTTTCTTATATAGTTTATCAATACTACATTTGCTTTTAGTATATCTTGTCTTATGTCTGATATTTTTCAATCTCTTTGCTGCTTTATTGATAGTATATAAAGCCTCTTCTAAGTCTGTGCTTGCCGTTTTAATTCTTTATCACCTCCTCCATATGTTCAATATACAGTAGCCAATATTATATGTCAACACCTAATTATATTTATTTATTAAGTGTAATTTTCGACCATATTTATTTATCAAATCAAATCTTTCTTCTTCAAGTTTTTGCATTTCTTTCATTAAGAGCATTTTAACAATATCGGAGTGATTTAAACAATGATACTCATAGGCAAACTGACCATACCATAAATGAACTTCGGTAAGTTCGGATATAGCTTCATCATTATGGTACGCACTATATATTAATGACTCAGACAACCCCATATCCGGCATTTTACTTACAGATTGTCTGAGTTTTGCAGTCCTGGCCCCTTCTTCTATCTCTTCTTCGGTCATTTCCCATTGAACTTCATCCCAAATACTATGCATTTTCATATCCCCTTTATTATGTAAAAATTCTCTTTTCTGCTGCGGCGGAGGCTTTGTCCAATACTTCATAATAAGAAGGTGGAATATCAAGCAGCTTATAAAGTAAACCATTATTCTTATCTATTGTAACTTTAGATTCAAACATAATAATACTGTCTCTTACAAACCCTACTTCTGACGCGATCATTTTAACATGTGTTGGCAGTTGCTTCTTTATGGTACTGCTAGTAATGGGAACCACCGTAACATTTGGAGAGTACTTATTGCCAATATTATTACTAATAACAAGTACTGGTCTTCTACCGCCTTGAACTGATCCTCCTGCATAACCTAAATCTGCAAGCCATATTTCATCTTTACGAACAATCTTATTGGCAATAACACCTCTTTCCATAACCATACTCATTTAATTCACTCTCCATTTTAATGATTATTTATTTATGTTTATTAATATATTTATCATTATACACTAGTAACTAGTTATGTACAAGTGGGAATAAACACAATAATATATATTTATTTTATCTTGTCAACACAAAAATATAACCACAATTTCATTAGCAATTATTAAGTATCTGTCGTTCATTTTGTAAAAAAATGCCACTAATCATCTCATAATACATCTAGCGAGATAATTAATGGCATTATATTTATTTACAATCCACCATTGGTACGCTTCATTTGCTGCTGAATGAAACTGAAGATTTTCTTAGCCCCAGCTTCTCCACCATCCATTTTATCGATATTGAAATCAAACTTAAACTCTTGGTATGTGTCTCCAGTAGTAGTTGCATTTTTGTTTTGAACGGCAGCCGTTAATCCACTAGTATCAAGATTATTAGCGCCGCTTCTCATTGCATATATATCTCTTGCAACATTAACAATCTGAAGGAGTTTACTTGTATCAAACTTATCCAATACAAGTTCTTTTTCATGAGCAAGTAGAAATTTACCACCTGAGAATGCAGGAGTCATACCGCCAGTTTCAGCAGAAAACACAGTATTCTTTAATTTCTCATATGAACCATCTGGGAAGCCGTACTGATTGCGATATGCTGTATTCTGTGCTGCAAGATTGTTAAATTGAGACTCTAGAGAAGCATATTGAGTTGACTTTTTATCCAGCAAAGCCATCTGAGCACGAATAGACTCTGCTTGCTGCTTATTACTGAGATATTGAGTCCATGCTGCTTGTTTAGCGGCAGAGGAAGACGAGGAAGAGGCAGGAGAGTCTACAGGGTTAGTAGTTGAACCAGTACCAGAAAGATTAGAATAATTAGTCAAACCAGAAGAATCTTGACTGAATGAGTAGAGGAGATTCTGATATTCTTTACTCGTTTCGCCAATTTGAGTTTTTAGAGTATCAAAGAATTCTTTATATTTTGTACCCATAGTAGCCAAAGCAGATTCAACAACTACAGAATCATTACTCAACAATTGCTGTTTGAGTAAATAATAAGACCGTTCATCTTCTAGGATATCTGTATAATACTGTTCTTTTTCTTTTGCTGCTTTATCGAGTGCAGCCGATGTAGCATCGTATGCAGCATCTTCAGCGTCTTGTTCAGCATCAATAGACGACTCTTTATCCTCAAGTTGCTGAGATAAATTATCTTTACGAAGAGTACGTTCACGATCAAGTTTAAACTTCTCAATTTCCTCAGTTTGTTCATTGATCTGCTCTTGTAACTCTTTTGCTTTTGCCTTGCCCTCAATAGAATCATCCTTAGACAAGGAGTCGAGTCGAGTTTGTAAGGCAGCACGATCAGCAAGTTTGTCATTCAGTTCAGCGCTATAATCATCGGTTGCTTCTTTCTCGTTTAAAGCATCAAGTTGAGCATTGATGACTTTTTCAAATGCAGCATATTCATTTTCAAGATTCTTTTTGCGAGCATTATGACGCTCTTCTTCGGCCTGTTTCTCAGTGTCAATAGCGTCAAGAGCAAGTTCTTTTTGCTTCTCAATCATCTTTTTGTAGTTCTCGATGATGGTGTCTGCTGAATTAGATTTAAAATCATCAAGCGATTTGTTAGCCTCTTTTATTGAACGGGCAGCATCATACCACGTATCATTGTTGCTTTTGAGTTGGTCATTAAGCACAGAAAGTTGATCGGTAGTCAATTTATCAGAAGCATTTGCGGTTTCACTCTGTTTAATTCTTGTTCTAATTGCCTCATTATCCGATTCAATACTTTTCATTAACTCTTTATAGGCCGAAACTTGTCTTTCTGTTTCTTCTCTATATTCTACAGAGTCCTCGTTGAGAAGACTTTGAACATCCTTAGAGTCACTAACTTTTTCTTGTAAGTCTGTATATGACTTACTCATCTTACCAAGCCATACATTGGTGTTCTCAAGTCTCTGATTATCTAAAGTGCCTTGAGACTCCTTCTGCGCTGCAATATTATCGGTGATAGCAGTTTTATTTTCCCTGATAGCTTTCGTATACATCTGAAACTGGTCAAACTGAGTTTGCAGAGCATCTTGAGCAGTTTTTGATTTCATGGAATTGTATAAATTAGTGAATGAAGTGGTAGCTTCGCCGTTAGTATCAATCCAGGACAGCATATTGTATTGCTTTGATTTTGCTTGAACTTCGTCTCTAGCGGCAATCAGTTTAGTATTGGCTTGCTGAAGCTTTGTGGTTTCTAGTTTTTGCCCTTTGATAAGATTAGTTGTCTGTTCGATAGCAGCAGAATAATTTTTATCTGATTCATAAGAAGAGGATTTATCTTTATACAGATTGTTAAGTTCAGATTGAGCATCTGCTTGGGCATTGATGGCGTTAATTCGTTGCTCAGTAGCATCTTTAAATTCGGCAAGGTCTTTGTCTTTTTCTGATTTGTCTTTAGAAGACGAGTCTTTATCTGAACCCGAGTTTCCATTAGCTGACGATTTGTAATCAGTACTAGCGTATTCTAAAAGAGCAGCCTGATCACGAAGTTTGTTTAATGTAGCCTTTTCAGCCTGGACGCTTTGAGCATTAGACTCTTTTCTTCTTGTACCCAATCTTCGTTCTGCCTCAAGATCAGACATTGCACCAGAATCCACAGCAGCACCGTATGTGTTCTGTAGTTTGTTAATTGTCTGCATTTCAGTTTCCATTGCAGCAATACGTAATTCCGTTGCCTTGATTAACTTATCTGTTTTGTCTTTCTGTGCATTGATAGCATTAATTCTGTCTTGCTCTTGAACACCCATATACTTAATTAAAGATTCTTTGGTATCCCCAATATGACCAGAAAAGTCATCAAATGTTCCAGCTAATTTACCCATAGTCTCAATAGACAGGTAACCGTTTTTAGCTAGTTCTTCTTGAGCAGAATTCAATAATTCAATTTCTGATTTACCATTAGACAACGACTTATAAAATGCATCAGTGCTCTCAGTTGAACCGCTCATTGCACTGTCAAGCAATTTAAAAGCATCAGATAGAGACAGAACCTCGTCTTCCGTATCGGAAAGAGCACCTTCTGTATCCTCAAAAACAGGTGTCAAATCATATTGACTTAGTATATCTTTAAGATCCTTTAATTGCTGTCCATTTAACTCAGTAATTCCTGGTAACTTTTCAAACAGTGCAATAGCTTCATCTAAATTTTTAACGTTAGATGTTTTGAATACATCAAGTGCTTTTTTAAAATCTCCAAATATGGCGCCACTATTTTGAGGAGTTTTTGACATAATGTCTGCGTATGCATCTGCAAATTCACTGGCTTGAGAACTGATCTCCGTACCTGAATCCTTTAGACCACCAATATATATAGCAAATGAATTCTTCAGAGCTGTTGCTTTCTTATTTACATCTTTCTGAAGATCGGTATCCGCACGGTCAAACGCCGTTTTAGCATTCTTAAGTGCTTCAGCCAAATCTTCGCCAGAATCATTTAGCTCCTTTTCCGAATACTGATCAGAGTATTTGCCTTTAGAGCGATTCAGTTCAAATGTATCTTTTTGTCTTTGTGCATCTTCATACTTCTTTCTTAATTCATCAACCTTTTTTCCTTCATCCTCAATATCGCTATTAATCTTTGTTTCTTGTGATTGATAATCGAGAATTGCGGACTCGCGCATAGTCTTAATTTCTTCTTGTAATGCAGCAGTTCTTTTCTTAATTGCTTCAGTATTATCTTCTAATGTTCCAGTTTGACCCTCAATTGTTTTAAGTGTAATTCCATAATTATCTTTTAAATTGGTTTCAACTTCAGCCAATTTCATTTTTTCATCAGTGGTAAGTTTAACTTTCTTTGTCAACTCTTCATATTGAGACGATAATTTTTTAAGTGTAGAAAGATCCGTTGACTTCTGATTTAAGTCTTCCATACTATTAGTTAATGAGTCAACTTCTTCGGTAGTATCGCCAAATTTTCCGATTAGCCATTCAAGGCCATAACCGATACCAACCAGTACAACTCCAACAATAGTCGATGCCAGAAGACCCTGCAAAGAAATTTTAGCAACATTGGCTGCTGCTGCCATACCTCTAAGACCGCCTGCCGCTGCTGTAGAAGCAGGAACAATTCCAACTAATCTCCCTATTGCCATCGTCATTGAACTAGCCATTAATCTGAATCTACCGCTTGTAATGAAGAGTATTGTACTCAGTGTTCCGAATACTACAGGGAGACCTCCGAACGTATCGATAAGTGATGTAAATGTTTTACCTAATGTTACAAGTAAGGCCGTAACTAATTTAATTACATCAGCCACAACACTTTCACCCATACTTACACTGAATGTCTGCCATGCTACCTTCATTTTTTCGATTCTGGCTTCAAGGCTACCCGCACGTTTTTCCGACTCGCGCATCGCGCTCCCCTGCGAGTTGAGGGCTACCTCCGAGGCGTTCACCGATGTGGAAAAATTTGACATTAGCGCAGAGAACCTGTTTAGGTGGTTACGTCCCGCCAGTCCAACACTGACATTTCTTTTTGTCTCCTCAGAAAGCTTAGACCAGTTAGCCGCAAGTTCAGGTATCAGTTGATCAGCATCTTTTACTTCGCCGTTCAAATCTCTCATCGCAACGCCAGCCTGAGCAAGTAAAGATTCGGATTTATCCATAGTAGTTAATCGGCTATACAAAGATTTTAAAAAGTTACCAGTGACAGATCCTGTCTCTCTTGTAGCCTCAGAAACAGCTGTACTGTCCCCGATTAATCCCTGTAACGATCTACCAAAGGTATACGCAGCACTACCCGACTTAGTGAGTGTCAGAGCCAAATCTTTTGAGGTCGTACTAAAATTATTGTCCACATTATTTAGCTGATCGACAATAGAAATACTGTCGGCGGCAGCAATGTTGAAGTTTACCATACCAGCAACGATTGCATCTACGGACTCTTTTGCAGACAGCTCACTGATGGTTTGGGCAAGAACCGCACTCTTTGTTAAAGAGGCAATCTGTGCGTCACCAAATCCCATTCTTCCGAATTCAATGGCGACCTCATTGACAGACGTTAAACTTGTGGAAAGTTGATCTGCTAATTCAATGTTTCTTTCCAGCATCCCTTCGAAATCTGTATCCGAATTCATGACACGATACAATTGAGACATTTGGGTATCAACTTCAATTATTGTATTGGTCATTTGCTTGAGCGCATTAATAGCCCCAAAGAAAATACTGCCGATACCAGCGTACATCATTACATGACTCAATGCCGTTTTAAACATTTCTCCCATCGTATGTACATGTTGAGATGCGTTTCTAGCCTCTGCACCCATTCGATTAATTTCTGATGTAATCTGTTGAGTTTTTCCGCGAAAATTAGTGCTTGTGATTTCTAAATTTTTTAACTGTGTTAGTAAAGTATTCAGCTTAGTAGTATCAATATTTGCACCATATTTAGCGGTTAAA encodes:
- a CDS encoding phage tail tape measure protein; this translates as MANNETLGIKLVASLNTGLSIGELNKGIAALSKHPSLQKLKINISIDENFIKNLSSFTKNLNIITQQLNQQSAANNRLNSGLSNTTQIIHDQTKATNEAIAAEKKWQVEREKTNSKGVTTTTSGNNLNNSKQVVTTLADGSIKNIDNINNQLKDAKELQSFIDQMATGRIASETRVRDFERQWNNEQQKAIQTNANIEREEIAKTQQNRKAYEDWYLKAIREREIQDSKTYNSLNSKVLSSKSSSVVGIEDTKALELLNRKYAEVNQRVATLQASGRQLTESELNGINRRIKALNDLASRQKQAEKDRASLSAIQLRTEAQVNNLTAKYGANIDTTKLNTLLTQLKNLEITSTNFRGKTQQITSEINRMGAEARNASQHVHTMGEMFKTALSHVMMYAGIGSIFFGAINALKQMTNTIIEVDTQMSQLYRVMNSDTDFEGMLERNIELADQLSTSLTSVNEVAIEFGRMGFGDAQIASLTKSAVLAQTISELSAKESVDAIVAGMVNFNIAAADSISIVDQLNNVDNNFSTTSKDLALTLTKSGSAAYTFGRSLQGLIGDSTAVSEATRETGSVTGNFLKSLYSRLTTMDKSESLLAQAGVAMRDLNGEVKDADQLIPELAANWSKLSEETKRNVSVGLAGRNHLNRFSALMSNFSTSVNASEVALNSQGSAMRESEKRAGSLEARIEKMKVAWQTFSVSMGESVVADVIKLVTALLVTLGKTFTSLIDTFGGLPVVFGTLSTILFITSGRFRLMASSMTMAIGRLVGIVPASTAAAGGLRGMAAAANVAKISLQGLLASTIVGVVLVGIGYGLEWLIGKFGDTTEEVDSLTNSMEDLNQKSTDLSTLKKLSSQYEELTKKVKLTTDEKMKLAEVETNLKDNYGITLKTIEGQTGTLEDNTEAIKKRTAALQEEIKTMRESAILDYQSQETKINSDIEDEGKKVDELRKKYEDAQRQKDTFELNRSKGKYSDQYSEKELNDSGEDLAEALKNAKTAFDRADTDLQKDVNKKATALKNSFAIYIGGLKDSGTEISSQASEFADAYADIMSKTPQNSGAIFGDFKKALDVFKTSNVKNLDEAIALFEKLPGITELNGQQLKDLKDILSQYDLTPVFEDTEGALSDTEDEVLSLSDAFKLLDSAMSGSTESTDAFYKSLSNGKSEIELLNSAQEELAKNGYLSIETMGKLAGTFDDFSGHIGDTKESLIKYMGVQEQDRINAINAQKDKTDKLIKATELRIAAMETEMQTINKLQNTYGAAVDSGAMSDLEAERRLGTRRKESNAQSVQAEKATLNKLRDQAALLEYASTDYKSSANGNSGSDKDSSSKDKSEKDKDLAEFKDATEQRINAINAQADAQSELNNLYKDKSSSYESDKNYSAAIEQTTNLIKGQKLETTKLQQANTKLIAARDEVQAKSKQYNMLSWIDTNGEATTSFTNLYNSMKSKTAQDALQTQFDQFQMYTKAIRENKTAITDNIAAQKESQGTLDNQRLENTNVWLGKMSKSYTDLQEKVSDSKDVQSLLNEDSVEYREETERQVSAYKELMKSIESDNEAIRTRIKQSETANASDKLTTDQLSVLNDQLKSNNDTWYDAARSIKEANKSLDDFKSNSADTIIENYKKMIEKQKELALDAIDTEKQAEEERHNARKKNLENEYAAFEKVINAQLDALNEKEATDDYSAELNDKLADRAALQTRLDSLSKDDSIEGKAKAKELQEQINEQTEEIEKFKLDRERTLRKDNLSQQLEDKESSIDAEQDAEDAAYDATSAALDKAAKEKEQYYTDILEDERSYYLLKQQLLSNDSVVVESALATMGTKYKEFFDTLKTQIGETSKEYQNLLYSFSQDSSGLTNYSNLSGTGSTTNPVDSPASSSSSSAAKQAAWTQYLSNKQQAESIRAQMALLDKKSTQYASLESQFNNLAAQNTAYRNQYGFPDGSYEKLKNTVFSAETGGMTPAFSGGKFLLAHEKELVLDKFDTSKLLQIVNVARDIYAMRSGANNLDTSGLTAAVQNKNATTTGDTYQEFKFDFNIDKMDGGEAGAKKIFSFIQQQMKRTNGGL
- a CDS encoding type II toxin-antitoxin system PemK/MazF family toxin; protein product: MSMVMERGVIANKIVRKDEIWLADLGYAGGSVQGGRRPVLVISNNIGNKYSPNVTVVPITSSTIKKQLPTHVKMIASEVGFVRDSIIMFESKVTIDKNNGLLYKLLDIPPSYYEVLDKASAAAEKRIFT
- a CDS encoding YkyB family protein → MKNIRHKTRYTKSKCSIDKLYKKQESLYDLKKQIIDQALLNGIAKREGIHKVKKSNGEEMSFVYVRFTNRSFHIPVDSNDCFEMDYLGDLSCRSYSPDYINNISTKKAKSFLNKYQFQK